The nucleotide sequence TCGGCAACGTGGCCTGCCCGGGCGGCCAGCACCTCCAGGGCGGCGCGCTGGGGGGCAAGCTGGCCGAAGTGGAAATAGGGCGACAGGCCCGAGACGGCCCCGGCGTTGGGGTCGTTGCGGCGCGCGGCGTAGCCGGGCAGGCGCTCGGCCGTAAACGCGTCCAGGGCGGCCCGGGCCGCAGCCGGGCCGGGGACGATGTCCGGGACCGGGCCGGGGAAGGCGTCCACGGAGAGGCTGGCCCGGGCCGCGCCCCAGTCCACGGGCGGCGTGGCGACCAGGGCGACGTCGGGAAAGGCCGGCAGCTCGGGGAAGGGTTCCAGGAATTCCTGGAGCCGCTTGTGGATTTTCGGGCGAAAGGTGGCGGCGGCGTATTCCCGGCGCGGCGAGGCCACGACGCAGGGCACGACGTTGTGGGCGTCGACTTCGAGGAGTGGGCCGGCGAAAGCCTCGGCCACGGCGCGTTTCCATAGGGTCTTGACGCGCATGGGGTCGAAATCGGTGACGCAGGCTCCGGCTGCAATCGCTCGCAGGAACTCCGGCGCCACGGCGGCCGGATCGCCCAGGAGCAGATGAAAGGGCACGCCGCGCGCCCGGAGCGCGGCCTCGGTTTCGGCCAGGCCGCGCAGCATGAAGTCGTAGTGGCGAAGGCTGGCCCCCGGGTATCCCGGGGCCAGGGCAAAGGCGACATGGAGCGGCGCGCCGGTTTCCCGGGCCAGATCGGCGGCGGCGAGCAGGGCCCAGTTGTCTTCGGCCCGCTGGTCGCGGCTCATCCAATAGACGACCGGCCCGGCGCGGCGGGGTTTTTCGGCAAGTGGTCGGACGCGGGCGGGATGGACCAGCATCCTTCACTTGTAGGCGGTCAGGGGGGCGCTTGCAACTGTCGCGGCGCTCTTCAGGGGCCGGTTCGCGTCCGGCCGTGAGGCCTGCCGGGAACCATGCCCCGGGCCACCCCACGGCCAGCAAGTGCAAGGCCACAAATTTTCTTTAAAATATCAAGTATTTTTAAAGGGGCGCGCCGCTAGGAACTGATCTTCACCTCGTCCCACAGGGCGTTCTTGGCGGTCATGTCCAGCTTGTCGAGGTCCAGCCCCCGGGCGGCGGCCAGCTTCTCCATGGATTTGTAGCGGGCAAGGAACTTGGAAACCGCTCCGTCCAGGCAGGCGTTGGCCTTGAGGCCCAGACGGCGGCCGTATTCGGTGAGCGAAAAAAGGTAATCGCCGAATTCCTCTTCCATGGCCGTCTGGTCACCGGCGGCTACGGCCGCCTCGAACTCGGCCCGCTCGGCGGCAAGCGCCTGGGCCATGGCTTCGTCGGACTCCCAGGTGAACCCGGCCCGGGCCGCCTTGGAATGGACGCGGTAGGCCTTGAGTAACGGCGGCAGGCCCTTGGGCAGGCTGGCGTAAAGGCCGGTTTTCTCGGCTTTCTCGGCCCGTTTGATGCGCTCCCAGTTGCGCAAAAGTTCCTCGCGGTCCTTGATGTCGCAGTCGGCGAACACATGGGGATGGCGGCGGATCATCTTGGCGGCGGCCCCGTCAAAGGCCTGGGCCAGATCGAAATCGCCGCGCCGTTCGTGGAGGGTGGCCACAAACAGCAGCAAAAACAGCACGTCGCCCAGTTCCTCGCCAACGCCCACCACGTCGCCCGAGCGGATGCAGTCCACCAGTTCGAAGGATTCCTCGATGATGTAGTCGCACAGCGTTTCCGGCGTCTGCGCTTTGTCCCAGGGGCAGCCGTCCGGGCCGAGCAGGGCGTCGATCACGTCTTGGAGGCCGGCCAGGGCGGCGGCGTTTTTCCGGGTATCTTGTTCGGTCATGAGGGCTTGTCCGTAGCGGCCGCCTGGAGGGCTTTGTCTGGGGCGGCGGGCCGGGGTTTGGCCGCGGGGGCCGTTTTGTCGGCGGCAGCGGCCGGCGGGGAGGCGTTGCCCAGGGCCTTGGCGGTCTCGGTATTTTTGGCCGGGGTCTGGCCCGGCGTGGCGGCCTGGGTTGACCGCATCTCGACCTTGAGCGCAGGCGAGGCCGGCTTGAGGCTGGATTCAGGCTTGCCCGGCTCGGTTTTCTTGGCCGGTTCAGCTGGCTTGACTTCAGGTTTCTTGGCTGGCTCGGTCGGTTTGCCCTCAACCTTGGGGGATGGGGCCGCCGGCTTGGCGTTGGCCTCGGGCTTGGCCGGCTCGGCCGGCTTGGCCTCGGGTTTGGGGGCCGGGGCGGCCGGTTTTTTGTCGGCTTCCGGTTTGGCCGGCTCGGCCTTTTTGGGCGGCTCGGCCGATTTGGCCTCGGGTTTGGCCTCAGGTTTGGTTTCGGGCTTCTTGGCCGGTTCGGCTTTCTTCTCCGGCTCGGCCGGCTTTTTGTCGGCTTCGGCCGGTTTCTTGTCGCCGATGGCGGCGGCAGCCGCCGCCGCGGCGGCTGCCGCTTTTTTCTCCAGGGCCGCGTTTATGGGATCGGGCAGTTCTTTCTTGCTGAATTTGCGCAGCTTTTCATTGATGTCGGGCGGGATGTAATTGACGAGCTTGGTGCTCATCTTGTCCAGCACCGGCACGAGCATCGAGCCTTTGAGGAAATCCGGGTCCGGCGCGGCCAATCGCAGGAGAAACAGCAGCACGGCCGTCAGTATCACGCCCTTGACCAGGCCGAAGCCGCCGCCAAAAAACCGGTCGGCCCACTGGGTCATGGTGATTTTCACGATGCCCGAGATGGCCAGGGCCACGAACCACACGCCCAAAAGCGTCACCGTGAAAATGAGCAGATACGCGGCCGTGCCGGCGTAGTTGCCGGAAATGTACTCGGTGAGGTTGGGGGCGAGCTGCTTGTGGTAGGCCCCGGCCAGATAAAAGGCCGTGACGATGGCGGCCAGGGAGCCGGCCTCCTTGACCAGGCCGCGCATATAGCCGCGCACGGCGAAAAAGAGCCACAAAATGGCCAGGGAGAGGTCGGCGATATTGAGTGTCGGCGTCATGGCGTGTGGCGGCGGTGGTTTGCCGTCGCGAACGCATCGGTAGCAGATGCCGCCGCAAAAACCAAGCTATCGAAAAAGCTGCCTCCGGCGGCTGGGGGCCTGAGGCCCCCAGCCGCCCCGCATGGAGAAAAGGGTTTTAGGGAGGCGGCGTGGCTTGGTTTTCTGGCCGGTTGGGAAACCAACGGAGCCGGCATGGCGACTGGCAGGAAACGCGTCGCTCCGGCAGCCGGCGGCAGTACGGCTTGTCCGGGGTCGGGGGACGCGGTAAGCAATGAGAAATCGCCCAAGGACGTGCCCATGGAAAACCGGATACTGCCCACGGAAATAAACGCCTTCCTCGCCGCCCGGGTGCTCGGCCAGCAGGAACTTCTGCGCCGCATCAGCGTGTCGCTGTACAAGCACATCCATGGCCTGCCGGCCCCCAACGTGCTTTTAATCGGCAACTCCGGCACGGGCAAGACCACCCTCATGCAGGCCGTGGCCGCCTTTTACGAAGCCCATCCCGAGCTGGACCGCTTCCGGCTCATGCTCATCATCAACGCCAACACCCTGTCCCCCGAGATCGAGGGCGAGGACCGCACCACCCGGCTTTTCAAAAAACTCGAAGCCCGGGCCAGGGTGACCTTCGGCGGGGCCATGACCGCCGCGCAGCTCAAGGATTATCTGGAAAACGCCACGGTGTGCGTGGACGAAGTGGACAAAATCTCGGCCCGGGTGTCGGGCAAGCCCAATGTCGAGGGCATCACCACCCAATACGCGCTCTTGACGCTCCTGGAAGGCGAGGAGTTTCTCTACCGGGCCACGGTGCTGGAAGACGGCCAGGAGATCACCCGGGAGATTCCCCTGGAGACCGGCAAGCTGTTGTTTATCTGCGGCGGGGCCTTTGAGGAACTCTACGATCAAGTCTATAACTGCATCGTCAACCGGCGTGACGACCGGCGGCTCAAGGAAGTCTCGGAAGTGGAGCGCCGACCCGACGGCACCATGAACGTGCGCACCGTGACCCGGTTTCGGCTGCGGGAATACCTGCGTCTGGCCGACATGTTCGCCTTCGGCATGATGCCGCAGTTCATCGCCCGGTTCGGCGCGGTGGCCATGCTGGAGGAACTCGGGCGCGAGGAACTGCGCCAGATTCTCATCGGTTCGCCCAATTCGCCCCTGCGCCTGTGCCTGGAATATTTCCGCCACATGGGCATTCGGCTGCTCGTCACGGACCAGGCGATAACGGCCATCGCCGACGCGGCGGCCAAGAACACCCGTATC is from Solidesulfovibrio magneticus RS-1 and encodes:
- a CDS encoding AAA family ATPase, whose product is MENRILPTEINAFLAARVLGQQELLRRISVSLYKHIHGLPAPNVLLIGNSGTGKTTLMQAVAAFYEAHPELDRFRLMLIINANTLSPEIEGEDRTTRLFKKLEARARVTFGGAMTAAQLKDYLENATVCVDEVDKISARVSGKPNVEGITTQYALLTLLEGEEFLYRATVLEDGQEITREIPLETGKLLFICGGAFEELYDQVYNCIVNRRDDRRLKEVSEVERRPDGTMNVRTVTRFRLREYLRLADMFAFGMMPQFIARFGAVAMLEELGREELRQILIGSPNSPLRLCLEYFRHMGIRLLVTDQAITAIADAAAKNTRIGARALREIFNGLIAPYEYDPYGSPRYAETDKGPTLTIDLEAVMEYQGQTAS
- a CDS encoding CvpA family protein, translating into MTPTLNIADLSLAILWLFFAVRGYMRGLVKEAGSLAAIVTAFYLAGAYHKQLAPNLTEYISGNYAGTAAYLLIFTVTLLGVWFVALAISGIVKITMTQWADRFFGGGFGLVKGVILTAVLLFLLRLAAPDPDFLKGSMLVPVLDKMSTKLVNYIPPDINEKLRKFSKKELPDPINAALEKKAAAAAAAAAAAIGDKKPAEADKKPAEPEKKAEPAKKPETKPEAKPEAKSAEPPKKAEPAKPEADKKPAAPAPKPEAKPAEPAKPEANAKPAAPSPKVEGKPTEPAKKPEVKPAEPAKKTEPGKPESSLKPASPALKVEMRSTQAATPGQTPAKNTETAKALGNASPPAAAADKTAPAAKPRPAAPDKALQAAATDKPS
- the phrB gene encoding deoxyribodipyrimidine photo-lyase, giving the protein MLVHPARVRPLAEKPRRAGPVVYWMSRDQRAEDNWALLAAADLARETGAPLHVAFALAPGYPGASLRHYDFMLRGLAETEAALRARGVPFHLLLGDPAAVAPEFLRAIAAGACVTDFDPMRVKTLWKRAVAEAFAGPLLEVDAHNVVPCVVASPRREYAAATFRPKIHKRLQEFLEPFPELPAFPDVALVATPPVDWGAARASLSVDAFPGPVPDIVPGPAAARAALDAFTAERLPGYAARRNDPNAGAVSGLSPYFHFGQLAPQRAALEVLAARAGHVADADAYLEELLVRRELSDNYCHYTPNYDRYDALPDWARKTLDAHAGDEREHRYTPAQFEAAASHEALWNAAQRELVATGRIHGYMRMYWAKKILEWSPSPRQALDTALSLNDRYALDGRDPNGVVGVLWSVGGLHDRPWATRPVYGQIRYMNERGCRRKFDANAYIARHS
- the mazG gene encoding nucleoside triphosphate pyrophosphohydrolase encodes the protein MTEQDTRKNAAALAGLQDVIDALLGPDGCPWDKAQTPETLCDYIIEESFELVDCIRSGDVVGVGEELGDVLFLLLFVATLHERRGDFDLAQAFDGAAAKMIRRHPHVFADCDIKDREELLRNWERIKRAEKAEKTGLYASLPKGLPPLLKAYRVHSKAARAGFTWESDEAMAQALAAERAEFEAAVAAGDQTAMEEEFGDYLFSLTEYGRRLGLKANACLDGAVSKFLARYKSMEKLAAARGLDLDKLDMTAKNALWDEVKISS